A window from Opitutia bacterium ISCC 52 encodes these proteins:
- a CDS encoding ThuA domain-containing protein has protein sequence MKLTVFLSLLVMSLQFGCSQESASEQAPSGPKQWLEFEGSSGVGKGKHIVLIAGDEEYRSEEAMPQLAKILSIHHGFKCTVLFSQDPEKPGIVDPNHQTHIPNTEALADADLMIIGTRFRNLAHDQMKNVDDFLMAGKPVVGMRTATHAFNVPEGSAYEHYSFNYDGPKTEWKNGFGQLVLGTTWVSHHGWHKQEATRGITVGNHEINNGIGEGDIWGPTDVYGVTWPADNDCVPVVMGQVLAGMEKDSPAMGPGPYEKVPGYGKHQGFHKNDPMMPVAWTKSYQLPGGKKGKAFCTTMGASNEINVEGTCRMIVNGVLWSLGISVPTDGAKVDVVGTYSPTMFGFHNDPYFDENIINVTDFE, from the coding sequence ATGAAACTGACTGTTTTTCTATCTCTTCTGGTTATGAGTCTTCAATTTGGATGTTCCCAAGAGTCCGCCTCTGAACAAGCTCCTTCTGGTCCAAAGCAATGGCTGGAATTCGAAGGATCTTCCGGAGTAGGAAAGGGTAAACACATTGTTCTGATCGCCGGCGACGAAGAGTATCGCTCCGAGGAGGCCATGCCTCAATTGGCTAAGATTTTATCCATCCACCATGGATTCAAGTGCACCGTGCTCTTTTCTCAGGATCCTGAGAAACCAGGTATCGTTGACCCGAACCACCAGACGCATATTCCTAATACCGAAGCGCTCGCTGATGCAGATCTTATGATTATCGGAACGCGCTTCCGTAACCTGGCTCATGACCAGATGAAAAACGTCGACGATTTTCTGATGGCTGGAAAACCAGTTGTAGGAATGCGGACCGCCACTCACGCTTTCAATGTTCCCGAAGGGTCTGCTTACGAACACTACAGCTTCAACTACGACGGACCTAAAACCGAATGGAAGAATGGCTTCGGCCAGCTGGTTCTGGGAACGACTTGGGTTTCCCACCATGGATGGCATAAACAGGAAGCTACGAGAGGGATTACCGTAGGAAACCATGAAATTAATAATGGTATCGGCGAGGGCGACATCTGGGGACCGACCGATGTGTATGGAGTCACCTGGCCTGCTGATAATGACTGTGTTCCAGTTGTGATGGGACAAGTGCTGGCGGGCATGGAAAAAGATAGTCCTGCCATGGGCCCTGGTCCCTACGAGAAAGTGCCCGGTTACGGAAAGCACCAAGGTTTTCACAAGAATGATCCCATGATGCCAGTTGCCTGGACCAAGTCCTACCAATTGCCGGGTGGCAAAAAAGGAAAAGCCTTTTGCACGACCATGGGAGCTTCCAATGAAATCAATGTCGAAGGCACCTGCCGCATGATTGTAAATGGAGTCCTTTGGAGCCTCGGCATTTCTGTCCCAACTGATGGAGCCAAGGTGGATGTCGTTGGAACTTACAGCCCTACGATGTTTGGTTTCCACAATGATCCTTACTTTGATGAAAACATCATAAATGTAACCGACTTTGAGTAA
- a CDS encoding sulfotransferase domain-containing protein: MEALKVEEERLEYAHKNQDYLDPNYVTFSYKLRGHYAEQIEAYYKHFSKDQILILSMKQLREDVHGTLKEIFDFVGVDNSVVIEDVKPRHVAETKKKVDDEVYDYLNNYYSEPNQRLYDLLNKDFNW, translated from the coding sequence ATGGAAGCGCTCAAAGTTGAGGAAGAGCGTTTAGAGTATGCTCATAAAAACCAGGATTATTTGGATCCTAATTATGTGACATTCTCCTACAAGTTGAGAGGGCACTATGCGGAACAGATTGAGGCCTACTACAAACATTTTAGCAAAGACCAGATCCTTATCTTAAGTATGAAGCAGTTGCGGGAAGACGTGCACGGAACGTTGAAGGAAATTTTTGATTTCGTGGGCGTTGACAATAGCGTCGTCATTGAGGACGTAAAGCCGCGGCACGTTGCGGAAACCAAAAAGAAGGTGGATGATGAGGTCTACGATTATTTGAATAACTATTATTCAGAACCTAATCAAAGGTTGTACGATTTGCTCAACAAAGACTTTAACTGGTAG
- a CDS encoding sulfotransferase domain-containing protein, protein MSTPLQRMGAKGIAGFRRLTVWKRRLPDFIIIGAMKAGTTSLFSYLNQHHQLKSSVYKELHYFDSPNYRENNHRWYRARFPIVSNEILTYEASPRYIFNPLVPERIHKFNPDVKLIAILRNPVERAISHYNHMKKGG, encoded by the coding sequence TGAGCACACCGCTACAACGAATGGGTGCTAAAGGAATAGCTGGATTCCGACGGTTGACTGTGTGGAAAAGGAGACTTCCTGATTTCATAATCATTGGAGCCATGAAGGCTGGAACTACCAGTTTGTTCAGCTATCTGAATCAGCATCACCAGTTGAAGTCCTCGGTGTATAAAGAGCTTCATTATTTTGATTCTCCAAACTACCGGGAAAATAATCATCGTTGGTACCGGGCACGTTTTCCAATCGTATCCAATGAGATATTAACGTATGAGGCTTCTCCTCGTTATATTTTCAATCCCCTGGTTCCGGAACGGATTCATAAATTTAATCCTGATGTAAAACTCATTGCTATTTTAAGGAACCCCGTGGAACGAGCGATCTCGCATTACAACCACATGAAAAAGGGGGGGTAG
- a CDS encoding alcohol dehydrogenase catalytic domain-containing protein, producing MKAALYQGNRTISVGSSQIIAPTKGEVRLDVAYCGICGTDIHIFHGHMDQRVSTPLAIGHEVSATVAQTGEGVTTVSVGDRVAVRPLKFGAPSDFDKGNLHVGKNLKFIGIDLPGGMQSSWTVPAYTLHALPESLSLEQGAMIEPAAVACHDVRLGEVQAGETCVVIGGGPIGLLIALVAKDKGAQVILSEVNESRLDLAASLGLGVVNPIKDDLVEAVRSATDGSMADCVFEVSGSEPGVEVMTELPNVRGRIVMVAIHPEPRPVNLFKFFWSELKLIGARLYEEQDFDEAIELAASGNLHLDKLITQINSIDDVQESFETIEANPDGIKYLIDCSS from the coding sequence ATCAAAGCAGCGCTTTATCAAGGTAACCGAACAATCAGTGTTGGAAGCAGTCAAATAATTGCCCCTACCAAAGGCGAGGTCAGGCTCGACGTGGCCTATTGTGGAATTTGTGGGACGGATATACATATCTTTCATGGTCACATGGATCAGCGGGTCAGCACACCCTTAGCCATTGGGCATGAAGTCTCAGCCACGGTTGCTCAAACAGGAGAGGGCGTAACAACGGTTTCGGTGGGCGATCGCGTCGCAGTGCGACCTTTAAAGTTTGGAGCACCTTCTGATTTTGACAAAGGGAATCTTCATGTAGGCAAGAACCTTAAATTTATTGGCATCGATTTGCCTGGCGGTATGCAGTCCTCTTGGACCGTGCCCGCCTATACATTACACGCACTGCCTGAAAGTCTTAGCTTGGAACAGGGTGCTATGATTGAACCGGCGGCCGTGGCTTGTCACGACGTCCGCTTGGGAGAGGTCCAGGCTGGCGAGACCTGTGTGGTGATTGGTGGTGGGCCCATTGGTCTTCTCATTGCCCTCGTCGCAAAAGATAAAGGTGCGCAGGTGATTCTATCCGAAGTAAACGAATCGCGTTTGGATCTGGCTGCTTCTCTTGGCCTAGGTGTGGTGAATCCAATCAAAGACGATTTGGTCGAAGCGGTTCGCTCTGCCACCGATGGATCGATGGCCGATTGTGTGTTTGAAGTTTCAGGATCAGAACCGGGTGTTGAGGTCATGACCGAATTGCCCAATGTGCGTGGCCGCATAGTGATGGTAGCCATTCATCCTGAGCCAAGACCCGTAAATCTGTTTAAATTCTTTTGGTCTGAGCTCAAGTTGATCGGCGCTCGCCTTTACGAAGAACAGGACTTCGATGAAGCCATTGAGCTGGCCGCCTCCGGTAATCTGCACCTCGACAAATTGATTACGCAGATAAACTCCATTGATGACGTGCAAGAGAGTTTTGAAACCATCGAGGCCAATCCGGATGGGATTAAGTATTTAATTGATTGTAGTTCCTGA